The Euphorbia lathyris chromosome 2, ddEupLath1.1, whole genome shotgun sequence genome includes a window with the following:
- the LOC136217807 gene encoding heparanase-like protein 1 has protein sequence MANQLRLRENFVLMVLIVCSYCAYKTSAEDTIVTVRGLTSISNTDDNFICATLDWWPSAKCDYGQCPWGLSGILNLDLQNKILANAIKAFNPLRLRVGGSLQDQVLYKVGNSSIKKFPHFKRRNKNGFLFGFTRGTLTMDRWDQLNTFFNKTGAKITFSLNALYGKRKSKYDSMLWVGRWNPNNARNLMRYTISKGYNIDSYELGNELCGTGVSAKIEAVDYAKDIMELKKLVSHLYGNSNSTPGVLGPAGFYNKRWFNAFLEATGPNVLNGVTHHIYNLGAGRDKNLIKKIQDPYILDQVAQTFRDVSNSVNKFAAWTSPWVGESGGAYNSGGKDVSHTFANGFWYLDQLGMTAAFNHKVYCRQTLIGGNYGLLNTTTFLPNPDYYSALLWHRLMGKEVLATTHNTSPYLRAYSHCSKKKPGIAVLLINMSNQTTFTVTVKEDDNPNTGSYSFGYSNAGTKPRQEYHLTPLRGNIQSDVMLLNGRILRLTRSLEIPQMNPQLVDPWSPISVPPYSVVYAVIPDFKAPACAHP, from the exons ATGGCGAATCAGTTGAGGTTACGAGAGAACTTTGTTTTGATGGTTCTAATAGTGTGTAGTTATTGTGCTTATAAAACAAGTGCGGAGGATACGATAGTTACCGTAAGAGGGCTGACTTCAATCTCAAACACAGATGATAATTTCATATGCGCAACTTTGGATTGGTGGCCAAGTGCTAAATGTGATTACGGACAGTGTCCATGGGGTCTTTCTGGCATTCTTAATTTGGATTTGCAAAACAAGATCTTAGCTAATGCAATCAAGG CATTTAATCCGTTGAGACTGAGAGTTGGAGGGTCTTTGCAAGATCAAGTGCTGTATAAAGTAGGGAATAGTTCCATCAAGAAATTCCCTCACTtcaaaagaagaaataaaaatggGTTTTTGTTTGGGTTTACCAGAGGAACTCTTACGATGGACAGATGGGATCAACTTAATACATTCTTTAATAAAACAGG AGCTAAAATTACTTTCAGTTTGAATGCTCTATACGGGAAGAGAAAGTCGAAATATGATTCAATGTTGTGGGTAGGCAGATGGAACCCAAATAATGCTCGCAACCTCATGCGGTATACTATTTCAAAGGGATACAATATTGATTCCTATGAactag GGAATGAGTTATGTGGAACTGGAGTATCGGCAAAAATAGAGGCGGTTGATTATGCGAAAGACATAATGGAACTAAAGAAATTAGTCTCCCATCTGTATGGAAATTCAAATTCAACACCAGGAGTATTGGGTCCGGCTGGGTTTTACAACAAAAGATGGTTCAATGCGTTCCTTGAGGCGACTGGACCAAATGTTCTTAATGGGGTCACCCACCATATTTACAATCTTGGGGCAGGTAGGGATAAGAATCTGATAAAGAAGATTCAGGACCCATACATATTGGATCAAGTAGCACAAACATTCAGAGATGTGTCAAACAGTGTAAATAAGTTTGCAGCATGGACTTCTCCTTGGGTTGGGGAATCTGGTGGTGCTTATAACAGTGGTGGCAAAGATGTTTCCCATACCTTTGCTAATGGTTTTTG GTACTTGGACCAATTGGGGATGACAGCAGCATTCAACCATAAGGTTTATTGCAGACAAACACTTATTGGTGGAAACTATGGTCTCCTTAATACCACTACATTCCTGCCTAATCCAGACTATTACAG TGCACTTCTATGGCATCGGCTAATGGGGAAAGAGGTGTTAGCAACCACTCACAATACTTCTCCCTATCTAAGAGCATATTCCCATTGCTCTAAGAAGAAG CCTGGAATAGCAGTGCTTCTGATAAACATGTCGAACCAGACCACCTTCACGGTAACAGTAAAGGAGGATGATAATCCAAACACAGGCAGCTACAGTTTTGGGTACAGCAATGCAGGGACCAAACCAAGGCAAGAGTACCATTTAACACCACTGCGAGGGAATATTCAGAGCGATGTGATGCTACTCAACGGAAGAATCTTGAGACTCACCAGATCACTTGAGATTCCGCAGATGAATCCACAGCTGGTTGATCCATGGTCACCTATTTCTGTTCCTCCTTATTCCGTTGTATATGCTGTCATCCCTGATTTCAAGGCTCCTGCCTGTGCTCATCCCTGA
- the LOC136217808 gene encoding pentatricopeptide repeat-containing protein At2g20540-like, translating into MSATRSISSRCLLLLEKCKSMNQLKQAHAQSITCGLRNNSYTLSRLLAFCSHPIHGSLNHAFKIFQQIHQPTICICNTMIKAFLLKGEFTNVFHLYSSMLSNAISPDAYTLPYVLKACIKLESCFLGELLHGHCSKLGFVINNVVGNSLILMYWGFGKMEAARYVFDEMPNPCVVSWTLMISGYAKGGDVETAKCFFDRARNKDRGIWGAMISGYVQNNCFKECLHMFRLMQLTDIMPDEGIFSSILCACAQLGALDTGIWVHRYLDRLGLPLSTRLSTGLIDMYSKCGNLNLAKILFDEMPERDTVCWNVMISGLAMHGDGRGAVRLFLGMEEAGFRPDDVTFIAILSACSYSGLAYEGLRVLDRMCNVYEIEPKSEHYGCMVDLLSRAGLLQEARRIIQRMPVSSTSNEEAIAWRALLSACCNQGQARLAEVAAERLVQVEQLHSGVYVLLSNMYAANGKHDDAKRIKKMMRKRGVCKEPGCSSIKIDGIIYEFVAGEKTHKQLEEIESVLEKMTKQLYYHGYNPHSFLSHHT; encoded by the coding sequence ATGTCAGCAACAAGAAGCATCAGCAGTAGATGTCTTCTGCTCTTGGAGAAATGCAAGAGCATGAATCAACTCAAGCAAGCTCACGCCCAATCAATTACATGCGGACTCCGCAATAATTCCTATACTTTAAGCAGACTCTTAGCTTTCTGCTCACACCCAATTCATGGAAGCCTTAACCACGCATTCAAAATCTTTCAACAGATTCACCAACCCACCATCTGCATATGCAACACCATGATTAAAGCTTTTCTCCTCAAAGGTGAATTCACCAATGTTTTTCATTTATATAGTTCTATGTTATCCAATGCGATCTCTCCTGATGCTTATACCTTGCCTTATGTGTTAAAAGCTTGTATAAAGTTGGAGTCTTGTTTTCTTGGCGAGCTATTACATGGGCACTGTTCAAAATTAGGGTTTGTGATTAATAATGTGGTGGGTAATTCTTTGATTTTGATGTATTGGGGGTTTGGTAAAATGGAAGCTGCACGctatgtgtttgatgaaatgcctaATCCATGTGTTGTGTCATGGACGTTGATGATTTCCGGGTATGCTAAAGGAGGTGATGTTGAAACTGCAAAATGCTTCTTTGATAGAGCTAGAAATAAGGATAGAGGAATTTGGGGTGCTATGATTTCTGGGTATGTGCAAAACAATTGTTTCAAGGAGTGTTTACATATGTTTAGGCTGATGCAATTGACTGATATAATGCCTGATGAGGGTATTTTTTCAAGCATTCTTTGTGCTTGTGCTCAGTTAGGTGCTTTAGATACTGGGATTTGGGTTCATAGATATTTGGACAGACTAGGATTGCCCTTGAGTACCCGTTTGAGCACGGGTCTCATCGATATGTACTCAAAATGCGGGAATCTGAATTTAGCGAAGATATTGTTCGACGAAATGCCTGAAAGAGACACAGTCTGTTGGAACGTTATGATTTCTGGTTTGGCAATGCACGGAGACGGAAGGGGTGCAGTTAGGCTGTTTCTAGGGATGGAGGAGGCCGGATTCAGACCTGATGATGTGACATTCATAGCTATTTTATCTGCTTGTAGCTATTCTGGTTTGGCATATGAAGGTCTTAGAGTTTTAGATAGAATGTGTAATGTGTATGAAATCGAACCTAAGAGCGAACATTACGGGTGTATGGTTGATCTTCTTAGCAGAGCAGGACTCCTTCAAGAAGCTAGACGTATAATCCAAAGAATGCCTGTTTCTTCAACTTCCAATGAAGAAGCCATAGCTTGGAGAGCATTGCTTAGTGCCTGTTGCAATCAGGGACAAGCCCGACTTGCCGAGGTTGCAGCCGAGAGACTTGTGCAAGTAGAACAACTTCATAGCGGGGTTTATGTTCTGCTTTCGAATATGTATGCAGCGAACGGGAAACATGATGATGCGAAACGGATAAAGAAGATGATGAGAAAGAGAGGGGTATGTAAAGAACCTGGTTGCAGTTCTATTAAGATTGATGGCATAATTTATGAGTTTGTTGCAGGAGAGAAAACACATAAACAATTAGAAGAAATAGAATCTGTTTTGGAGAAAATGACCAAACAATTGTATTATCATGGCTATAATCCCCATTCTTTTCTGTCTCATCACACATGA
- the LOC136217809 gene encoding probable leucine-rich repeat receptor-like protein kinase At1g35710 has product MGRGSIWMFVILIFPLLAFSKTLKRDVKALNEIKASLGWRVVYAWVGDDPCGDGDLPPWSGVTCSTQGDYRVVTELEVYAVSIVGPFPTAVTNLLDLTRLDLHNNKLTGPIPPQIGRLRRLKILNLRWNKLQDVIPSEIGELKSLTHLYLSFNSFKGEIPKELANLPLLRYLYLHENRFAGRIPAELGTLQNLRHLDVGNNHLVGTIRELIRFEGCFPALRNLYLNNNYLTGGVPSQLANLTNLEIVHLSYNKMSGIIPAGLAHIPRLTHLYLDHNQFSGRIPDAFYKHPFLKEMFIEGNAFKPGVNPIGLHKVLEVSDADFLV; this is encoded by the exons ATGGGGCGCGGATCAATTTGGATGTTTGTCATTTTGATTTTCCCTCTGCTTGCTTTCTCCAAAACCCTTAAGCGCGACG TCAAGGCTTTAAATGAGATTAAGGCATCTCTTGGGTGGAGAGTGGTTTACGCTTGGGTCGGGGACGATCCTTGCGGTGATGGTGATCTCCCGCCTTGGTCCGGCGTCACTTGTTCTACTCAAGGAGATTATAGAGTTGTCACTGAATT GGAAGTGTATGCAGTGTCAATTGTAGGGCCGTTTCCTACTGCTGTTACTAATCTCTTGGATCTTACTAGATT GGATCTTCATAACAACAAATTGACAGGGCCTATTCCTCCCCAAATCGGGCGCTTGAGGCGTCTTAAGATACT TAATTTGAGGTGGAATAAACTGCAAGATGTCATTCCTTCTGAAATTGGCGAGCTCAAGAGTCTAACCCATCT ATATTTGAGCTTCAATAGTTTCAAAGGTGAAATTCCTAAGGAGCTAGCTAATCTTCCTCTGCTTCGGTACCTCTATCTACATGAGAATCGGTTTGCTGGGCGAATTCCTGCAGAGTTGGGGACTTTGCAAAATCTTCGGCACTT GGATGTTGGCAACAACCATTTGGTGGGTACCATTAGAGAATTGATACGTTTTGAAGGTTGCTTCCCTGCACTTCGCAACCT TTATCTAAACAATAATTATCTCACTGGAGGAGTTCCTTCACAACTTGCAAACTTGACCAATTTAGAAATAGT GCACCTATCTTACAATAAGATGTCAGGAATTATACCTGCCGGTCTTGCTCATATTCCTAGATTGACTCACTT GTACTTGGATCACAATCAGTTTTCAGGGAGAATTCCAGATGCCTTCTATAAACATCCATTCTTGAAAGAAAT GTTCATAGAAGGAAACGCATTTAAACCTGGTGTaaacccaataggtcttcacaAAGTACTTGAAGTCTCAGATGCAGATTTCTTAGTTTAG